A stretch of the Streptomyces sp. NBC_00078 genome encodes the following:
- a CDS encoding DUF427 domain-containing protein codes for MSPLPTERSLSTTPEGLMWEPSERWVRGRKGDVTVVDSRHPVLVWEPDLPVPQYAFPRADVREDLLRPAKNPHIGTHTGSQVFYDLEADGELVANAAWTFAADDLAGHIAFEWFRRSGRGLDHWYEEEEEIFIHPRDPHKRVDAMTSSRHVQIEIDGLLVADTRRPVLLFETGLPTRYYIPPEDVRLDLLVPTDHHTGCPYKGTAQYWSRHGGADVPPNLVWSYPEPLPAVGPVQGLLAFFNEAVDITVDGERLERPVTPFSAMLRPRSPRGPAPA; via the coding sequence CACCCCCGAAGGCCTCATGTGGGAGCCCAGCGAGCGCTGGGTGCGCGGCCGTAAGGGCGATGTCACCGTCGTCGACAGCCGGCACCCCGTGCTCGTCTGGGAGCCCGACCTTCCCGTACCGCAGTACGCCTTCCCGCGCGCGGACGTCCGCGAGGACCTTCTGCGCCCCGCCAAGAACCCGCACATCGGCACACACACCGGATCGCAGGTCTTCTACGACCTCGAAGCCGACGGCGAGCTGGTGGCGAACGCCGCCTGGACCTTCGCGGCCGACGACCTGGCCGGCCACATCGCCTTCGAGTGGTTCCGGCGCAGCGGCAGGGGACTCGACCACTGGTACGAGGAGGAGGAAGAGATCTTCATCCACCCCCGCGACCCGCACAAACGCGTCGACGCCATGACCAGCAGCCGCCACGTACAGATCGAGATCGACGGCCTGCTCGTCGCGGACACCCGCCGACCGGTGCTGCTGTTCGAGACCGGCCTGCCCACCCGGTACTACATCCCGCCCGAGGACGTCCGCCTCGACCTGCTCGTACCCACCGACCACCACACCGGCTGCCCCTACAAGGGCACCGCCCAGTACTGGTCGAGGCACGGCGGGGCCGACGTGCCGCCCAACCTCGTCTGGAGCTACCCGGAGCCGCTGCCCGCGGTGGGCCCGGTCCAGGGGCTGCTCGCCTTCTTCAACGAGGCGGTCGACATCACCGTGGACGGGGAGCGGCTGGAGCGCCCCGTCACACCGTTCAGTGCGATGCTCAGACCGCGCAGCCCACGTGGGCCAGCGCCTGCTTGA
- a CDS encoding SAM-dependent methyltransferase: MSESHTPGGSARLNTGVAHNARVWNYWIGGKDNYQVDQQVGEQVAGMFPVIRDIARADREFLGRAVRFLAEERGVRQFLDIGTGLPTADNTHQIAQRIAPDARIVYVDNDPIVLAHARTLLTGTPEGVTDYVDADVHDPAAILERAAGILDFTKPVAVMMLGILNFVLDTEKAREIVANVMAEVSSGSFLVLTHPTFDADLGGAGQIPAMKFWNENATPPITARSGEDIAAFFEGLDLLEPGLVSCSQWRADAGSPTAVPQFGAVAVKP, translated from the coding sequence GTGAGTGAGAGCCACACCCCGGGCGGGTCGGCGAGGCTGAACACCGGAGTGGCGCACAACGCGCGTGTGTGGAACTACTGGATCGGCGGCAAGGACAACTACCAGGTCGACCAGCAGGTCGGCGAACAGGTCGCCGGGATGTTCCCGGTCATCCGGGACATCGCCCGCGCGGACCGCGAATTCCTGGGCCGGGCGGTGCGGTTCCTGGCCGAAGAGCGTGGCGTGCGGCAGTTCCTGGACATCGGCACGGGCCTGCCCACGGCGGACAACACCCACCAGATCGCCCAGCGGATCGCACCCGACGCGCGGATCGTGTATGTCGACAACGATCCCATCGTCCTGGCCCACGCCCGCACCCTGCTGACCGGCACCCCCGAGGGCGTCACCGACTACGTCGACGCCGATGTGCACGACCCGGCCGCGATCCTCGAACGCGCCGCCGGAATACTGGACTTCACCAAGCCGGTCGCGGTGATGATGCTGGGCATCCTCAACTTCGTGCTGGACACGGAGAAGGCGCGGGAGATCGTGGCGAACGTCATGGCCGAGGTGTCCTCGGGCAGCTTCCTGGTGCTCACCCACCCCACCTTCGACGCCGACCTCGGCGGTGCCGGCCAGATCCCGGCCATGAAGTTCTGGAACGAGAACGCCACCCCGCCGATCACCGCCCGCAGCGGCGAGGACATCGCCGCGTTCTTCGAGGGGCTGGACCTCCTGGAGCCGGGCCTGGTGTCGTGCTCGCAGTGGCGCGCCGATGCCGGATCGCCCACCGCGGTACCGCAGTTCGGCGCGGTGGCCGTGAAACCCTGA
- a CDS encoding thiamine pyrophosphate-dependent dehydrogenase E1 component subunit alpha, whose amino-acid sequence MVGRDELLTLYEQMAVIRRTEKAAHDLFLSGLVKGTTHLAAGHEAIAVGTSAALRPDDYVFATYRGHHHAMARGATPEECLAELMSRATGLCKAKGGSMHLTKADAFMLGSYAIVGAHLPMAVGAAWSARLRGTQQVAVAFFGDGATNIGAFHEALNLAAVWKLPVLFVCENNLYMEYTPIADVTAVARPAADRAPSYGIPGEAVDGNDVVAVHEAVTRLARRARAGDGPALLEAETYRHYGHSRADPAAYRPAEEVERWLKHDPLDLARGRLVELGVPEETVTAADERARDVVQKAVEAAKAAPPPDPGEALTDVWADGGAAWRT is encoded by the coding sequence ATGGTCGGCCGCGACGAACTCCTCACGCTCTACGAGCAGATGGCCGTCATCCGCCGTACGGAGAAGGCCGCCCACGACCTGTTCCTGTCCGGCCTGGTCAAGGGCACCACCCACCTCGCCGCCGGGCACGAGGCCATCGCCGTCGGCACGAGCGCCGCCCTGCGCCCCGACGACTACGTCTTCGCCACCTACCGCGGTCACCACCACGCGATGGCCCGCGGCGCCACGCCCGAGGAGTGCCTCGCCGAACTCATGAGCCGCGCGACCGGGTTGTGCAAGGCCAAGGGCGGCTCCATGCACCTCACCAAGGCCGACGCGTTCATGCTCGGCTCCTACGCCATCGTCGGCGCCCATCTCCCGATGGCGGTCGGCGCCGCCTGGTCGGCCCGGCTGCGCGGGACCCAGCAGGTGGCCGTCGCCTTCTTCGGTGACGGCGCGACCAACATCGGCGCCTTCCACGAGGCCCTCAACCTGGCCGCCGTATGGAAGCTGCCCGTGCTGTTCGTCTGCGAGAACAACCTGTACATGGAGTACACGCCCATCGCCGACGTCACGGCGGTGGCCCGGCCCGCGGCCGACCGCGCCCCCTCGTACGGCATCCCGGGCGAGGCCGTCGACGGCAACGACGTCGTCGCCGTCCACGAGGCGGTGACGCGGCTCGCACGACGGGCCCGAGCAGGAGACGGGCCCGCTCTCCTGGAGGCCGAGACCTACCGCCACTACGGGCACAGTCGCGCCGACCCGGCCGCCTACCGTCCCGCCGAGGAGGTCGAACGCTGGCTCAAGCACGACCCGTTGGACCTCGCGCGCGGACGCCTTGTCGAGCTGGGGGTGCCCGAGGAGACGGTCACCGCGGCCGACGAGCGTGCCCGTGACGTCGTACAGAAGGCGGTCGAGGCGGCGAAAGCCGCGCCGCCGCCGGATCCGGGCGAGGCGCTGACCGACGTGTGGGCGGACGGGGGTGCGGCGTGGCGGACGTGA
- a CDS encoding helix-turn-helix domain-containing protein, with the protein MSPAAVPPVGARIRQARLAKGVSLRALARDAGVSASLVSQIETGKSQPSVSTLYAITTALSISVESLFDAYEDGIAAPPAVTASAGPAAPATVLHALAAFAADPGRRIGPLVTPGEREVLELDSGVVWERLGHVPGTDVDFLRVTYRPGGSSSSSGGLMRHAGTEYGCLTSGALVLTLGFDEYTLGPGDAVCFESTTPHRYRNDGAEPAVGVWFVFGQGAGQAVQ; encoded by the coding sequence GTGTCTCCCGCCGCCGTGCCGCCCGTCGGCGCGCGCATCCGGCAGGCCCGCCTCGCGAAAGGCGTGAGCCTGCGCGCCCTCGCGCGTGATGCCGGAGTCTCCGCGAGCCTCGTGTCCCAGATCGAGACCGGCAAGAGCCAGCCGTCCGTGAGCACCCTGTACGCCATCACCACCGCACTGTCGATATCCGTCGAGTCGCTCTTCGACGCCTACGAGGACGGGATCGCCGCGCCCCCGGCCGTGACCGCGTCCGCCGGACCTGCTGCTCCCGCCACCGTCCTGCACGCCCTCGCCGCCTTCGCCGCCGATCCGGGGCGGCGCATCGGACCGCTGGTCACGCCTGGGGAGCGGGAGGTGCTGGAGCTGGACTCGGGGGTCGTGTGGGAGCGGCTGGGGCATGTTCCGGGCACGGACGTCGACTTCCTGCGGGTGACCTACCGGCCCGGTGGCTCCTCCTCCAGCTCCGGCGGCCTGATGCGGCACGCGGGCACCGAGTACGGCTGTCTGACCTCCGGCGCACTCGTCCTCACCCTCGGCTTCGACGAGTACACGCTGGGTCCCGGCGACGCCGTCTGCTTCGAGTCGACCACCCCGCACCGCTACCGCAACGACGGCGCCGAACCGGCCGTAGGGGTGTGGTTCGTGTTCGGCCAGGGCGCCGGTCAAGCCGTTCAGTAG
- a CDS encoding cytochrome P450, with product MGFHLVDEGGEGHAESDGTPLEALAPEPLLTRDYETRPALVYERLRERHGPVAPVDLLGVPAWLVLGYRESLQVLQNDAGWPKGLENWRARTEGRVPADWPLGPSLEVNHVLIQGGPGHRTLRDAWDLALRTFQDPRNPQAKRLKSAVTGYADELITLLAHGGRTGVADLSAQFSRPLPLMAASHLLGFPGSQGDEALMDMWRVLDAGPDAEPALARLLVTLSELAAAKIEKPGDDFPSHLLAAHPDLSVDALARELFMLLGMTSDHVGILISNTVVEVISGDADGGVRTAQSAGMVREAMNRVVMRKPPLVNFVPRFAAEDSRLGNYTIRAGDPVWVSPAAAHADPLFAGRIAPGSSISSRAHLSWGAGPRQCPARELASTIAAAGVSRVFERFGHLELALPVDQLPWRSSPFMRGLRSLPVRYELSGPALRVPKAPGLPAAPAAPDQAARRRSSLWRYLAGLIRSGN from the coding sequence ATGGGATTCCACCTGGTCGACGAAGGCGGCGAAGGACATGCGGAGTCCGACGGCACGCCGCTGGAGGCCCTCGCCCCCGAGCCCCTGCTGACCCGGGACTACGAGACGCGTCCCGCACTCGTCTACGAGCGGCTGCGCGAGCGCCACGGCCCGGTCGCTCCGGTCGATCTGCTGGGCGTGCCCGCCTGGCTGGTGCTCGGCTACCGCGAGTCGCTCCAGGTCCTCCAAAACGACGCCGGCTGGCCCAAGGGGCTGGAGAACTGGCGGGCCCGCACGGAGGGCCGGGTGCCCGCGGACTGGCCGCTCGGCCCGTCCCTCGAGGTCAACCACGTGCTGATCCAGGGCGGCCCCGGCCACCGCACCCTGCGCGACGCCTGGGACCTGGCCCTGCGCACCTTCCAGGACCCGCGCAACCCTCAGGCCAAGCGGCTCAAGTCGGCCGTCACCGGCTACGCCGACGAGCTGATCACCCTTCTCGCGCACGGCGGCCGTACGGGCGTGGCCGACCTGTCGGCGCAGTTCTCCCGCCCCCTGCCGCTGATGGCGGCGAGCCATCTGCTCGGCTTCCCCGGCTCGCAGGGCGACGAGGCCCTCATGGACATGTGGCGGGTACTGGACGCCGGCCCGGACGCGGAACCCGCCCTGGCACGCCTGCTGGTGACGCTCTCCGAACTGGCCGCCGCCAAGATCGAGAAGCCGGGCGACGACTTCCCCTCCCACCTGCTCGCCGCCCACCCGGACCTCTCGGTCGACGCGCTGGCCAGGGAACTGTTCATGCTGCTCGGCATGACCTCCGACCACGTCGGCATCCTCATCTCCAACACCGTCGTCGAGGTGATCTCCGGGGATGCCGACGGCGGAGTGCGTACCGCCCAGTCCGCCGGCATGGTCCGGGAGGCCATGAACCGCGTGGTCATGCGCAAGCCGCCCCTGGTCAACTTCGTGCCGAGGTTCGCGGCCGAGGACAGCCGGCTCGGGAACTACACGATCCGCGCCGGCGACCCCGTGTGGGTCTCGCCCGCCGCCGCGCACGCCGACCCTCTCTTCGCCGGCCGGATCGCGCCGGGCTCCAGCATCAGCAGCCGGGCCCATCTGTCATGGGGCGCGGGCCCCCGTCAGTGCCCGGCCCGCGAGCTGGCGTCCACCATCGCGGCGGCCGGCGTGAGCCGCGTCTTCGAACGGTTCGGGCACCTGGAGCTCGCCCTGCCCGTCGACCAACTACCCTGGCGCTCCTCGCCGTTCATGCGAGGACTGCGCTCGCTGCCCGTGCGCTACGAGCTCTCCGGACCGGCGCTGCGGGTACCGAAGGCGCCCGGCCTGCCCGCCGCACCCGCCGCACCGGACCAGGCCGCCAGACGGCGGTCCTCGCTGTGGCGGTACCTCGCGGGACTCATCCGGTCCGGAAACTGA
- a CDS encoding potassium channel family protein, giving the protein MLPGFLARAVESLFGREGRSLHLKAAGAATAVLGVVMLIGSWAVIVAEYDAPRANLRTYPQALWWSIETATTVGYGDFFPVTFGGRIVGTVMMIVGITTYGMVTAALATWFVGREQKRRHHLAHRAEELSEETVRALHERFDRIERMMAGKDERE; this is encoded by the coding sequence ATGCTGCCCGGATTCCTCGCCAGGGCGGTCGAGTCATTGTTCGGCCGGGAGGGCCGCTCGCTGCATCTGAAGGCGGCGGGCGCCGCGACGGCCGTCCTCGGCGTGGTGATGCTCATCGGCTCGTGGGCCGTCATCGTCGCCGAGTACGACGCACCGCGCGCCAATCTGCGGACGTACCCGCAGGCACTGTGGTGGTCGATCGAGACGGCGACCACCGTGGGGTACGGCGACTTCTTCCCGGTGACCTTCGGCGGCCGCATCGTCGGCACGGTCATGATGATCGTCGGGATCACGACATACGGCATGGTCACCGCCGCCCTGGCGACCTGGTTCGTCGGGCGGGAACAGAAACGTCGTCACCATCTCGCCCATCGTGCCGAGGAGTTGAGCGAGGAGACCGTCCGCGCCCTGCACGAACGCTTCGACCGCATCGAGCGGATGATGGCCGGGAAGGACGAACGCGAATGA
- a CDS encoding Xaa-Pro peptidase family protein, with protein sequence MAIRTFGPNAVDWEERIDLDRLRKERLARLHETLNGSSLGAVLSFDFANIRYMTATHIGTWAMDKLIRFALLVRGGEPVVWDFGSAARHHQLYNPWLDYSDGKGGGPPTGARAGISTLRGAFHPDARIAEEVAARIAEELREHGLAGEPLGIDVAEMPILAALRAEGIDVVDGQQVLLEARRTKTRDEISLLTQACAMVDAAYEELYGYLRPGVRENECVGLVSKVLYDLGSEYVEGVNAISGERCSPHPHVYSDRLIRPGDPAFFDILHSHLGYRTCYYRTFAVGSASRAQQDAYVRCRAYMDQAIALVRPGATTADIVQVWPRAEEFGFADETAAFALQYGHGVGLSIWEKPIFSRLVSLDHPEVLQEGMVFALETYWPAADGWSAARIEEELVVTADGCEVITKFPAEELLVAGRKYWTVGGELNTRRESQSHLNTRNNGST encoded by the coding sequence ATGGCGATCCGGACCTTCGGACCCAATGCCGTCGACTGGGAAGAGCGCATCGACCTGGACCGGCTCCGCAAGGAGCGGCTGGCCAGGCTCCACGAGACGCTGAACGGCTCGTCGCTCGGCGCCGTGCTCAGCTTCGACTTCGCCAACATCCGCTATATGACCGCCACGCACATCGGCACCTGGGCGATGGACAAGCTGATCCGCTTCGCACTGCTGGTGCGCGGCGGTGAACCGGTCGTCTGGGACTTCGGATCGGCCGCCCGCCACCACCAGCTCTACAACCCCTGGCTCGACTACAGCGACGGCAAGGGCGGCGGCCCGCCCACCGGCGCCCGGGCGGGGATCTCCACACTCCGCGGTGCCTTCCACCCCGACGCCCGGATCGCCGAGGAAGTCGCCGCCAGGATCGCCGAGGAGCTGCGCGAGCACGGGCTCGCGGGGGAGCCGCTCGGCATCGACGTCGCCGAGATGCCGATCCTGGCCGCCCTGCGTGCCGAGGGCATCGACGTCGTCGACGGCCAGCAGGTCCTCCTGGAGGCCCGCCGCACCAAGACCCGCGACGAGATCTCCCTGCTCACCCAGGCCTGCGCGATGGTGGACGCGGCGTACGAGGAGCTGTACGGCTACCTCCGCCCGGGGGTCCGCGAGAACGAGTGCGTCGGACTCGTCAGCAAGGTCCTCTACGACCTCGGCAGCGAGTACGTCGAAGGCGTCAACGCCATCTCCGGCGAGCGCTGTTCGCCCCACCCGCACGTCTACAGCGACCGCCTGATCCGCCCCGGCGACCCCGCCTTCTTCGACATCCTGCACAGCCACCTCGGCTACCGCACCTGCTACTACCGCACCTTCGCCGTCGGCAGCGCCTCGCGCGCGCAACAGGACGCCTATGTCCGCTGCCGCGCGTACATGGACCAGGCCATCGCTCTCGTCCGGCCAGGTGCCACCACCGCCGACATCGTCCAAGTCTGGCCGCGTGCCGAGGAGTTCGGCTTCGCCGACGAGACAGCCGCGTTCGCCCTGCAGTACGGCCACGGGGTGGGCCTGTCGATCTGGGAGAAGCCCATCTTCAGCCGACTGGTCTCCCTCGACCATCCCGAAGTCCTCCAGGAGGGCATGGTGTTCGCCCTGGAGACCTACTGGCCGGCGGCGGACGGCTGGTCGGCGGCCCGTATCGAGGAGGAGCTGGTCGTCACCGCCGACGGCTGCGAGGTCATCACCAAGTTCCCGGCCGAGGAACTGCTGGTCGCGGGCCGCAAGTACTGGACGGTCGGCGGCGAGCTCAACACCCGCCGCGAGTCCCAGTCCCACCTCAACACCCGTAACAACGGGAGCACTTGA
- a CDS encoding NUDIX hydrolase family protein, with translation MTETTPGWLSADDLELTRARMPILYVEAVPVRVDDSGEVTSVGLLLRIGPDGTVSRTLVSGRVLHHERVRDALLRHLEKDLGPVALPRIPASLQPFTVAEYFPTHGVTPYHDPRQHAVSLAYVVPVTGDCRPRQDALDLVWFSPQEAVSPAVESEMPGGHGVLLKQALAHVGCAV, from the coding sequence ATGACCGAAACCACGCCGGGCTGGCTGAGCGCCGACGACCTCGAACTCACACGCGCCCGTATGCCGATCCTGTACGTCGAGGCCGTGCCCGTGCGCGTCGACGACAGCGGCGAAGTCACCAGCGTCGGCCTGCTGTTGCGCATCGGCCCGGACGGGACGGTCAGCCGGACGCTGGTCTCCGGGCGGGTGCTGCACCACGAGCGGGTCCGTGACGCCCTGCTGCGTCACCTGGAGAAGGACCTCGGCCCGGTGGCGCTGCCCCGGATCCCGGCGTCCCTGCAGCCCTTCACCGTCGCGGAGTACTTCCCGACGCACGGCGTCACGCCGTACCACGACCCGCGCCAGCACGCGGTGTCCCTGGCCTACGTCGTCCCGGTCACCGGCGACTGCCGGCCCCGGCAGGACGCTCTGGACCTGGTCTGGTTCAGCCCGCAGGAGGCCGTGTCGCCCGCGGTGGAGAGCGAGATGCCGGGCGGCCACGGAGTACTGCTCAAGCAGGCGCTGGCCCACGTGGGCTGCGCGGTCTGA
- a CDS encoding amidohydrolase family protein, which yields MGAAGGAVQEALAALPLVDHHCHGVVTADLTREGFEELITEGAAWPGISPFDSPVGVAVRRHCAPLLDLPRHAPADVYLDRRAELGRHEVQRRFLAASGTGTFCVDTGYAPEGLTTPAQLAGIAGGRAHEVVRLEGVAEAVAAKGVEPDEYADAFRTAARESVGRPGVVAVKSVAAYRTGFDLDPARPSAAEVTAAAGRWQARGGRLDDPVLVRHLLWTAVDLGLPLQLHTGFGDNDIRLHRVDPTHLTDWLHLTSGTIPVLLLHCWPYQRQAAYLAAVFEHVYLDVGLTLHYVGPARARAVLEEALEITPFRKLLYSSDAYGVAEFYCLGALAFRQGLAGLLQDRVEADELSLPDALRIAEWAGAHNARRVYRLSGTT from the coding sequence GTGGGCGCGGCCGGCGGGGCTGTCCAGGAGGCGCTCGCCGCGCTGCCGCTGGTGGACCACCACTGCCATGGTGTGGTCACGGCGGACCTGACCCGGGAGGGCTTCGAGGAGCTGATCACCGAGGGGGCCGCATGGCCCGGGATCTCGCCCTTCGACAGCCCCGTCGGCGTGGCGGTCCGCCGCCACTGCGCCCCGCTGCTGGACCTTCCGCGCCACGCGCCGGCCGACGTGTACCTGGATCGGCGGGCCGAGTTGGGCCGGCACGAGGTACAGCGCCGTTTCCTCGCCGCCTCGGGGACGGGCACGTTCTGCGTGGACACCGGGTACGCGCCGGAGGGCCTCACCACTCCGGCGCAGCTGGCCGGGATCGCCGGCGGCAGGGCCCACGAGGTCGTACGGCTGGAGGGCGTCGCCGAGGCGGTCGCGGCGAAGGGGGTCGAGCCCGACGAGTACGCCGACGCCTTTCGCACGGCCGCGCGGGAGTCTGTGGGGCGGCCGGGTGTGGTGGCGGTCAAGTCCGTGGCCGCCTACCGCACCGGCTTCGACCTGGACCCCGCCCGCCCCTCGGCCGCGGAGGTCACCGCGGCGGCCGGGCGCTGGCAGGCGCGCGGTGGCCGGCTGGACGATCCCGTGCTCGTACGGCATCTGCTGTGGACCGCGGTCGACCTCGGCCTCCCGCTCCAGCTCCACACCGGCTTCGGCGACAACGACATCCGTCTGCACCGGGTCGACCCGACCCACCTCACCGACTGGTTGCACCTGACCAGCGGCACGATCCCGGTGCTCCTGCTGCACTGCTGGCCCTACCAGCGCCAGGCCGCCTACCTGGCCGCGGTCTTCGAGCACGTGTACCTGGATGTGGGCCTCACCCTTCACTACGTCGGCCCGGCACGCGCCCGTGCCGTCCTGGAGGAGGCCCTTGAGATCACACCGTTCCGCAAGCTGCTGTACAGCTCCGACGCGTACGGTGTGGCCGAGTTCTACTGTCTGGGCGCGCTCGCCTTCCGCCAGGGTCTGGCCGGTCTGCTGCAGGACCGGGTGGAGGCCGACGAACTGAGCCTGCCCGACGCGCTGCGCATCGCCGAGTGGGCAGGAGCACACAATGCCCGCCGGGTCTACCGCCTGTCCGGCACCACCTGA
- a CDS encoding glutamine synthetase family protein produces MTTLADPVPGGRPGDVERARALAQELSGQGVHGVVLSYVDTAGVARVKSVPTARLASAAAWGVGMSPVFDTFLANDSIVSTDVLGSPDGDLRLYPDLDQLVALAAQPGWAWAPVDRITQEGEPHPGCSRTALRRILVEAAEGHGLTFKAAIEIEWAVGEGPAEGGEFVPALSGPAYSATRQVELSDYTADLLSALATQGVDVEQIHPEYAAGQFEISVGALDPVAAADRSVLVRQTIRAVARRHGLVVSFAPAVFAQGVGNGGHVHLSAWREGVNLHAGGEGRYGMTADAESFTAGVLGHLPALTAVTAPSPASYLRLKPSQWAGVFTAWGRETREAALRVVTGTAGLRDRVANLEVKPVDLAANPYVALACLLSAGLEGLTSSTPLPEEIAGDPARLDLADAAARGVRRLPTSLIESVEEFRKDERLRAALGPVLADAVIAVRQGEIAAVHGLDDERVAAAYRWKY; encoded by the coding sequence ATGACCACCCTTGCCGATCCCGTCCCCGGCGGACGCCCCGGTGACGTCGAGCGGGCCCGGGCGCTCGCGCAGGAGCTGTCCGGTCAAGGAGTGCACGGCGTCGTCCTGTCGTATGTCGACACCGCGGGTGTGGCCCGGGTGAAGTCGGTCCCGACGGCCCGGCTCGCCTCGGCCGCGGCCTGGGGCGTCGGCATGTCACCGGTGTTCGACACGTTCCTGGCGAACGACTCCATCGTCTCCACCGACGTTCTCGGTTCCCCGGACGGCGACCTGCGTCTCTACCCCGACCTCGACCAACTCGTCGCCCTGGCCGCGCAGCCCGGCTGGGCGTGGGCGCCGGTCGACCGGATCACGCAGGAGGGCGAGCCGCATCCAGGGTGCAGCCGCACCGCGTTGCGCCGCATCCTCGTCGAGGCCGCCGAAGGGCACGGCCTCACCTTCAAGGCCGCCATCGAGATCGAGTGGGCCGTCGGGGAAGGCCCGGCGGAGGGCGGCGAGTTCGTCCCCGCACTCTCGGGGCCCGCGTACAGCGCCACACGTCAGGTCGAACTGAGCGACTACACCGCCGACTTGCTGTCCGCGCTGGCCACGCAGGGTGTGGACGTCGAGCAGATCCATCCCGAGTACGCGGCCGGGCAGTTCGAGATCTCGGTGGGCGCCCTCGACCCGGTGGCGGCGGCCGACCGAAGCGTTCTGGTGCGGCAGACGATCCGGGCGGTGGCCCGGCGCCACGGGCTCGTGGTCTCCTTTGCCCCGGCGGTCTTCGCACAGGGCGTCGGCAACGGGGGCCATGTCCACCTCTCCGCCTGGCGTGAGGGCGTCAACCTGCACGCCGGCGGCGAGGGCCGGTACGGCATGACGGCCGACGCCGAGTCGTTCACGGCCGGAGTGCTCGGTCACCTGCCGGCCCTCACGGCCGTGACCGCGCCCAGCCCGGCGAGCTATCTGCGGCTCAAACCCTCCCAGTGGGCCGGGGTGTTCACCGCCTGGGGCCGCGAGACACGCGAGGCCGCGCTGCGGGTCGTCACGGGGACGGCGGGCCTGCGCGACCGGGTGGCGAACCTGGAGGTGAAGCCGGTCGACCTGGCCGCCAACCCGTATGTGGCCCTCGCCTGTCTTCTCTCGGCCGGGCTGGAGGGCCTGACGTCGTCCACTCCCCTGCCCGAGGAGATCGCCGGCGATCCGGCCCGTCTCGACCTCGCGGACGCGGCCGCCCGAGGCGTACGACGCCTGCCGACCTCGCTGATCGAGTCCGTCGAGGAGTTCCGCAAGGACGAACGGCTGCGGGCCGCGCTCGGGCCGGTCCTGGCGGACGCCGTGATCGCCGTACGGCAGGGGGAGATCGCGGCGGTCCACGGGCTGGACGACGAGCGGGTCGCGGCGGCGTACCGCTGGAAGTACTGA
- a CDS encoding alpha-ketoacid dehydrogenase subunit beta — protein sequence MADVISYREAVAEGIAREMRRDPAVVCLGEDIGEAGGVFKTTVGLLKEFGPERVWDTPISEQAIVGAAMGAAMTGMRPVAEIMFSDFLACCWDYLANEIPKVRYMTGGQVTVPLVVRTANGGGLGFGAQHSQATENWALTVPGLKIAAPATPADVIGMMAAAIRSDDPVVFFEHKGLLASKGAPAPPGHVVELGRAAVVREGADVTLVALASMVPLASKAADVLAGEGISVEVVDLRCLVPLDVSTVLASLDRTSRLVTVEENPYQGGWGATLVSVVADEGFGMLDAPVRRVAGECVPLPFADVLEEQVIPTVDKVVAAVRSLAAY from the coding sequence GTGGCGGACGTGATCAGCTATCGGGAGGCGGTCGCCGAGGGCATCGCGCGGGAGATGCGCCGGGACCCGGCCGTCGTGTGCCTCGGCGAGGACATCGGCGAGGCGGGCGGGGTGTTCAAGACGACCGTCGGGCTGCTGAAGGAGTTCGGGCCCGAACGGGTGTGGGACACGCCCATCTCCGAACAGGCCATCGTGGGTGCGGCGATGGGCGCCGCGATGACCGGGATGCGGCCGGTTGCGGAGATCATGTTCTCGGATTTCCTCGCCTGTTGCTGGGACTACCTCGCCAACGAGATACCCAAAGTGAGGTACATGACGGGCGGTCAGGTCACCGTCCCGCTCGTGGTGCGCACCGCCAACGGCGGCGGCCTCGGCTTCGGCGCCCAGCACTCGCAGGCCACGGAGAACTGGGCGCTGACCGTCCCCGGGCTGAAGATCGCCGCCCCCGCCACGCCCGCCGACGTCATCGGCATGATGGCGGCGGCGATCCGCAGCGACGACCCGGTCGTGTTCTTCGAGCACAAGGGACTGCTGGCGAGCAAGGGAGCCCCCGCGCCGCCGGGGCACGTGGTCGAGCTGGGGCGGGCGGCCGTCGTGCGTGAGGGCGCCGACGTGACGCTGGTCGCCCTCGCCTCCATGGTGCCGCTGGCGTCGAAGGCCGCCGACGTCCTCGCCGGCGAGGGCATCTCGGTGGAGGTCGTCGACCTTCGCTGTCTCGTCCCACTCGACGTCTCCACCGTCCTCGCCTCTCTCGACAGGACCTCGCGGCTCGTGACCGTCGAGGAGAACCCCTATCAGGGCGGCTGGGGCGCCACCCTCGTCTCGGTCGTCGCCGACGAGGGGTTCGGAATGCTGGACGCGCCCGTGCGCCGGGTGGCGGGGGAGTGTGTGCCGCTGCCGTTCGCCGACGTACTGGAGGAACAGGTCATCCCCACCGTGGACAAGGTCGTGGCGGCCGTCCGGAGTCTCGCCGCGTACTGA